One genomic region from Sander lucioperca isolate FBNREF2018 chromosome 3, SLUC_FBN_1.2, whole genome shotgun sequence encodes:
- the LOC116041108 gene encoding cytochrome b-c1 complex subunit Rieske, mitochondrial, whose product MMSLAARSGAFSPYMQATAVAVAGPLKALVPGVVVKGEKILLNPKKQFLCRESLSGQSPKTGPAVTVSINGCAAVRYAHTDVQVPDFSDYRRPEVLDPSKSSQDSSEARRTFSYLVTGATTVVGVYTAKTVVSQFVSSMSASADVLALSKIEIKLSDIPEGKNMTFKWRGKPLFVRHRTEKEIATEAGVNLAELRDPQHDTERVQNPSWVIVLGVCTHLGCVPIANAGDFGGYYCPCHGSHYDASGRIRKGPAPLNLEVPYYEFPDDNTVVVG is encoded by the exons ATGATGTCTCTCGCTGCCCGGTCAGGGGCTTTTTCCCCTTACATGCAGGCTACAGCTGTTGCTGTCGCTGGTCCCCTGAAAGCACTGGTACCCGGGGTTGTTGTAAAAGGAGAGAAGATTTTGTTGAACCCGAAAAAACAGTTCCTGTGCCGCGAATCGCTCAGCGGTCAAAGCCCAAAGACGGGGCCTGCTGTGACAGTTAGCATCAATG gctGTGCAGCGGTGCGTTATGCCCACACAGACGTGCAGGTGCCGGACTTCTCTGACTACAGGCGCCCCGAGGTGCTGGACCCCAGCAAGTCGTCCCAGGACAGCAGCGAGGCGAGGAGGACCTTCTCCTACCTGGTGACGGGCGCCACCACCGTGGTGGGTGTCTACACCGCCAAGACGGTGGTCTCTCAGTTTGTGTCTTCCATGAGCGCGTCGGCGGACGTCCTGGCCCTGTCCAAGATCGAGATCAAGCTGAGCGACATCCCCGAAGGCAAGAACATGACCTTCAAATGGAGAGGCAAGCCGCTGTTCGTGCGCCACCGCACAGAGAAGGAGATCGCCACGGAAGCAGGCGTCAACCTGGCGGAGCTGCGGGACCCGCAGCACGACACGGAGCGCGTGCAGAACCCCAGCTGGGTCATTGTGCTGGGCGTGTGCACACATCTGGGCTGTGTGCCCATTGCCAACGCCGGCGACTTTGGAGGCTACTACTGCCCGTGCCATGGCTCGCACTACGACGCCTCGGGCCGCATCAGGAAAGGCCCCGCTCCCCTCAACCTGGAGGTTCCCTACTACGAGTTTCCAGATGACAACACGGTGGTTGTTGGATAG